Genomic segment of Ramlibacter henchirensis:
CCAAGCGCCTGCTGGGCGAGAAGGAACCCTCGATGCAGTTCACCACGCCGGAAGAGCTGGGCGAGCTCGCCGTGTTCTTCTGCTCGCCCGCCGCGAACAACGTGCGCGGGGTGGCGTGGAACATGGACGGGGGTTGGGCAGCGCAGTAGGCCCGGAGCCGCTGACGTAGTTCGCGCTACTCCGCGAGCTTGAGCTCGTGGTCGTGCGTGCATTCGAAGCGCCCGTCGGCCAGGTCGAAGTCCCAGCGCTGCGCCTTGCACTCGCGCGGCTGCCCCGCCAGCGGCGCCGACCACCTCAGCACATTGACTGAATTCGGCGTGTTGAACCGCACGCGGTGCGACACCGCCGTGCCCGCCTGCAGGCAGAACATGGGGCGCTCGGTGCCCTTCACGCGCGCACACAGGTCGGTCATGTACGGCAGGTGGATGTGCCCGCCCAGCACGAGGTCCGCGCCCGCCTTCGACCAGGCCTGCACCGCGCGATGGCCGCCGTGCAGCCGGTCCTTCTCGTCCTCTTCCCGCATCACGCAGGCCGGCTGGTGGGTGACGACCACGCGCAGCTGCTCGCGGCGCGCTTTCTGCAGCCGCTGCGACACGCGTTCGATCTGTGAACGCGACACCTCGCCGTCCTTGTGCCGGTTGGGACGGGTGGTGTTGACGCACAGGACGAGCAGATCGTCCAGGTCCAGCTCCGGCTCCAGCTCGCGGCCGAACGCCGCGCGGTAACCGCCGTACGGATCGAACAGCCTCGCCCAGAGGTTGTAGAGCGGGATGTCGTGGTTGCCCGGCAGCGTGAGCAGGTGCGGCACGCCAAGCGAATCGCAGAACGCGCGCGCTGCCGCGAATTGGGCGCTGCGCGCGCGCTGGGTGATGTCGCCGCTGAGCACCACCACGTCCGGGTGCAGCTCGTGCGTCAGTTGCCGAAGGGCGTCCACGACCGGCTGCTGCTCCGTGCCGAAATGCGGGTCGGAGATGTGCAGCAGCAGGCTCATTCCACGGGCGCCCGGTCTTCGGGGCGCGGCACCATCAGCATGAGCGGCCGCTCGGCCACCTGGAAGCGCAGTGGCGGCGTCATGACGCCGACCTCGCCGTCCGCCGCCACCTTCATGCGCCGCATGCGCAGCGCGCGGACGGTGAGGGTTCGGAAGGCGAAGCTGTGGAGCTGCTCCGCATCGCCCAATCGCCCGAAAGCGCCGCGAAGCATCAGCCACACCGTGGTCCAGGTGCCGATCGGCTTGGCGATCAGCGCGGCCAGGCAGCCCTCGCCTACACGCGAGGAGACCTGCGCCTCCATGCCGATTCGCTCCAGCTGCAGGCGGTTGTTGCCCACGAACAAGGTGGGCGTCGTCAGCAGCGTGCGCTGCCCGTCCAGGTCGATCTCCAGCGCCAGCTGCCGGCGCCACACGAAGATGGTCTTCAGCCCGGCGAGCAAGGCGACCCAGCGATGCCTTCCGAATTGCTTCTTGAACGTTTCGCGGTCCTGCAGCAGCTGCGGGTACATGCCCAGGCTGGCGTTCACCAGGAAGACGCGGTGGTTGATCTGGCCCACCTGCACCGGCTCGGGCTGAGCGTTCAGCAAGGCGCGAGCGGCGGTCTCCAGGTCCTGCGCGATCCCGTACTCGCGGCCGAACAGGTTGAAAGTGCCCTGCGGCAGCACGCCCAGGGGACAGCCGCGGTTCCATGCGGCCTGCGCCACGGTGTTGAGGGTGCCGTCGCCGCCGACGGCCACCACGATGCCCTTGTTGATCTCGGCCAG
This window contains:
- a CDS encoding metallophosphoesterase family protein; the encoded protein is MSLLLHISDPHFGTEQQPVVDALRQLTHELHPDVVVLSGDITQRARSAQFAAARAFCDSLGVPHLLTLPGNHDIPLYNLWARLFDPYGGYRAAFGRELEPELDLDDLLVLCVNTTRPNRHKDGEVSRSQIERVSQRLQKARREQLRVVVTHQPACVMREEDEKDRLHGGHRAVQAWSKAGADLVLGGHIHLPYMTDLCARVKGTERPMFCLQAGTAVSHRVRFNTPNSVNVLRWSAPLAGQPRECKAQRWDFDLADGRFECTHDHELKLAE
- a CDS encoding diacylglycerol/lipid kinase family protein; this translates as MLAEVTDAAAPPDAASTGPELFVLINPGSGDTDAQERRAVLERVFNEAGRRFRFVALDGPWDLAQASEVACSLAEINKGIVVAVGGDGTLNTVAQAAWNRGCPLGVLPQGTFNLFGREYGIAQDLETAARALLNAQPEPVQVGQINHRVFLVNASLGMYPQLLQDRETFKKQFGRHRWVALLAGLKTIFVWRRQLALEIDLDGQRTLLTTPTLFVGNNRLQLERIGMEAQVSSRVGEGCLAALIAKPIGTWTTVWLMLRGAFGRLGDAEQLHSFAFRTLTVRALRMRRMKVAADGEVGVMTPPLRFQVAERPLMLMVPRPEDRAPVE